CGAGCGCACGCGCGCGCTGGTCGCGATCGACGCCGTGGCCACCGTCCAGGCCGTGCCCGGTGCGAGCGGACGGCAGGGCGATCCGATCGGCCACCGGGCCGGACGGGACCACACGACGCTGGCCGACCTGCTGAGCCACCTGGTCGACGGCGATGTGGACGTCGCGCTGGGCCTCCGGGGTGGCGGCACGGTGGCCGGTCGCCTGGTGGCCGTGGGCCAGGACCTGGCGCTGGTGCGCCCGCCCGACCGGGGGCCGCTCGTCTACGCCCGGCTGTCCTCGGTCGCCGACGCGTCCTTCCCGGCATCGACGAGCTCGGGGTAGAGGTGCTCGAGCGAGCCGGGCGGGATCCGGCAGGAGTCGATGAAGGCGAGGACCTCGGCCTCCTGGAGGCGGATGACCCGACCGAACCGGTAGGCGGGCAGCGACCCTTCGTCGATGAAGCGGTACAGGGTGCGCGGAGTGATGCCGAGGCGCTCGGCGGCCTCCTTGGTCGAGAGCCAGCGGATCTGCTCGGTCATGCCGCGCAGCATACCGAACGTGACCGGTCACGACAGGGATCGCATCGGAAGGTGCTGAACATCCACGAGAAGTATGCAAAGGTGTGGAGATGATCACCGAGCAGGATCGGCGGACGCCGCTCGATGTGGAGGAGCCGGCGCCGCGACGCGCCCACGGCCGTCCCCGACGTCCCTTGCCCTCGAGCCGCGCGGTGGTCGGCGGCCTCCTCGTGGCGAGCGCGGCGCTCGGGTCGGTCGTCATCGCCACCTCGGGGAGCGGACCCGCGACCGTCCCCGTGCTCGTGGCCGACGGCACGGTCGAGCCGGGCACGGCACTCGGCCCCTCGTCGCTCCGCGTGGTGGAGATGGCGCTCCCGGCGGAGCTGCTCGACTCGACCTTCGACGACCCCGACGAGCTGCGAGGGACGGTCAGCCGCTCACGTCTCGCAGACGGCGAGCTGCTCCAGGACGGCGACGTCGTCGCCTCCACGCCCGAGCAGCGAGCGGCCGCGCCGGCGCGTGAGGTCTCGCTGCGCCTCGACGCCCATCGGGTCGTCGCGGGCCGCGTGGAGCCGGGGGACACCGTCGACGTCCTGGCGACCTACGGCAACGGGGCCGACGCCACGACCACACTCGTGCTCGGCGATGCCCACGTCATCGCGGTCGAGTCCTCCGACGACCGCATCGCCGGGTCCCGCACCGTCATCCTCACCCTGGCCCTCGACGAGCGCGCCGACACCGTCGCGCTCGCGCACGCCCTCGACGTCGCGTCGATCAACGTGGTGCGCACCACGACGGCCTCGCCGGGCGATGCGGTCGAGCCGTACACGCTCGGCGATGCCCCCGAGGCGCAGGACTCGTGAACGCCGAGCGCTACGTCGTCCTCGGCCTCGCCCGGCCACGCGCTCCCTGGTTCAGCGAGATCTCGCGCTGGGCGACCTCGGCGGCCCTGCCCATCGAGTTCGTCAAGTGCCTCACGCCGGAGGAGGTCGCGGCACGCCTCGCGAGCGGACGTCGGTGGTCGGCGCTGGTCGTCGACGCGTCCTCTCCCGGCGTCGATCGGGACCTCCTCGACGTCGCCTCCCGCGCCGGGACCGGGACGATCGTCGTCGCCGATCCGCGCTCCTCGCGCGACTGGGTCGATCTCGGGGCACGTGCGGTGCTCCCCTCCGACTTCGACCGCGACCAGCTCCTCGCCGCCCTCGCCGAGCACGCCCGCCCGGTGGCGTCCACCGGCCCGACCACGACGGACGCACCGCTCGCCCCTCTCCCACCGTGGCAGGGGCGGCTCGTGGCGGTGACCGGTACTGGCGGCACCGGTGCCTCCACGGTGGCGGCCGTCCTGGCTCAGGGACTCGCCACGTCCGCGAGCGACGCGCGGATGGTCCTGCTGGCCGACCTCTGCCTCGACGCGGACCAAGCCGTCCTCCACGACACGGTCGACGTCGTGCCCGGCCTCCCCGAGCTCGTCGACGCCCACCGCCTGGGACGCCCCGACGTCACCGAGGTCCGCCACACCTGCTTCGCCGGCAGCCCCGAACGCCCGTACGACCTCCTGCTCGGTCTCCGTCGCCACCGCGACTGGACGGCCCTGCGGCCGCGCGCCGTCCAGGCTGCGCTGCACAGCCTGCGGCATGCCTACCGCCACGTCGTCGTCGACGTCGACCCCGAGGTCGAGGGTGAGAGGGAGACCGGGTCCCACGACGTCGAGGAGCGGAACCTCCTCGCCCGCAGCGCTCTTCGGGAGGCCGATGCCGTGCTCCTCGTCCTTCGACCGGACGTCGTCGGGCTCCATCGGGGCGCACGACTCGCACGGGAGATGCTGGCGTTCGGGGTGCCGCCCGAGCGGATGGTGCCGATCGTCAACCGCATCGGCCGCTCGCCCCGCCACCGCTCCGAGATCACCGCGACGTTCGCCCACCTCGTCGGCGATGGCGCCGACGGGATGGCCAGTCCCACGTTCCTCGCCGAGCGCCGACGCCTGGACGACCTCGTGCGCAGCGGCGGCGCCTGGCCCGCACCGCTGGGGCGGCTGCTCGCCGACACGGTGTCGGCGGTGACGACGGAGGCGTCCCGATCCGGCGCGGCGACGTCCGACGTGCCGGAGCGCATCGTGCCGGGGAGCCTCGGCACCTACGCCGACCTGGAGACCGACGCCTCGTGACGACCACCCGACCTGAGGCCGCGCCCGGCGTGGGCGACAGCCCGCTCCTCGAGATCGAACGACGGGTCGCCGAGCGGGCCAAGGACCTGGCGATCGACCTCGATCGGCACGATGCCGAGGCGTCGCTGCGCCGGCTCGTCAACGAGGAGATCACCACCTGGGCGGACGACTACGAGCGCGGTCGCCGTCACCACCCCCTCGCCGACCCCGAACGCGTCGCCGAGCGGGCGCTGCGCAACATCGCCGGCCTCGGCCCCCTCGGACCGCTGCTCGCCGACGAGGACGTCTGGGAGATCATGGTCAACGCCCCCGATGCGGTCTTCGTCAAGCGCCACCGGGGGCACTCCGGCTACCACGACGAGGTCTTCCACGACGACGAGCACGTGATCCGGGTGCTCACCAAGATCCTCGACGGGTCGGCCGGCGCCCACCGCAAGCTCGACCCCACCGAGGGGCTCCAGGACGCGCAGCTCGACGACGGCGCCCGCCTCCACATCGTCCACGGGGACGTCAGCCGCGGCGGCCACGTCATGGTGAACATCCGCAAGTTCACGGGTGTCCCGTTCTCCGACCTCCGGGAGCTCGTCGAGCGCGGCACGCTCTCTGAGCAGGCGGCGACGTTCCTCGCGGCCTGCGTGCGTTCCCGCCTGTCGATCGTGTTCGCCGGCGCACCGGGAGCGGGCAAGACGACCCTGCTCTCCTGCTGCGCCGCCGAGATCGATCCGTCGCTGCGGGTCGTGATCGCCGAGGAGGTCTTCGAAGCGGACGTCCCGGTGGCGAACGTGGCGAGCATGCAGACGCGCCCCGCCCGCGCCGACCGCCCGGCGGTCGACCTCCGGCGGCTCGTCGCCGGGTTCCTGCGGATGGCGCCGGACGTCGCCATCGTCGGCGAGGTCCGCGATCGCGAGGCGCTGCCGCTCCTCCTCACGCTGTCGTCCGGCGTGAAGGGGTTCACCACGATCCACGCAGGGTCGTCGCGCCAGGCCCTGACCCGCCTGCGGTTCGTCGCCCAGCTCTCCGACACCGGGCACGACCTGACGGTCGCCAGCCTCACCGCCCTCGTCACCGAGGCGGTCGACCTGGTGGTGCACTCCGCGAGGCGACCCGGAGGTCCCGTCGTCACGTCGATCCTCGCCGTGGAGGACCTCACCGCGGCTGCCGACGCGGGCCACTTCACCACGACCGAGCTGTTCCACCGGCGGCCGGAGGACGATCGCCTGGTGTGGACCGGCCACCTCCCGGTCCGCGCGTCGCGGGCACTGGCCGACACCGGCATCTCCGTCCGCGAGCTCCTCGACGACGGGGACGGACGATGACCCTGGTCGTCGCCTCGGCCGCCGCGCTCGGCACCTTCTACCTCGTCACCGCCACGTGGTTCGGGTGGACCGGCCTCCGTCCTGCACCTCACCCCGCCCACCGAGGACGAGCACGGCGCGTGCGTCCGGACGAGTGGCTGGTGCAGGCCGGGCTGGCCGATGTGCGCACCACCCAGTTCGTCGCGGCCACGATCGCGGTGGGTCTCGCTGCGGCAGCCGTCGGGGGCGCGCTCCTCGGCGGCGTCGCGCCGGCGGTCGCCACCGGCATCCTCGCCGCAGGCACACCGTTCGCGTCCTACCGGCGGCGGCGCCAGCACCGGCTCGACCTCGCTCGCGACGCGTGGCCGCACCTGATCGAGGAGATCCGGCTCCGTGTCGGGTCCCTCGGCCGGTCGATCCCCCAAGCGCTCTTCGAGGTGGGCGAGCGGGGCCCGGTCGAGATGCGCCCCGCGTTCGAGGCGGCGCACCGCGAGTGGCTGCTGACCACGGACTTCGAGCGCACCACAGCGGTGCTCAAGGACCGCCTGGCGGACCCGACGGCCGATGTGGTGTGCGAGACGCTCCTCGTCGCGCACGCCCTCGGGGGCTCCGACGTGGGCGAGCGCCTCGCGGCGTTGGTCGAGGACCGCATCCTCGACCTCCAGGGACGCAAGGACGCCCGCGCCAAGCAGGCGGGCGCGCGGTTCGCCCGCCGCTTCGTCGTCCTCGTCCCCGTCGGGATGGCCCTGGCCGGCATGCAGGTCGGCGACGGCCGGGCGGCGTACGCGTCGGCCGCCGGCCAGGCCGTCGCCCTCGTCGCCATCGGCCTCGTCGCGGCGTGCTGGTGGTGGGCAGGCCGCGTCATGCAGCTCCCCGAGCCGGAGCGGGTGTTCTCGTGACGACCCTCCTCCTCTTCGTCGTGGCCTGGGTCGGCGGAGCGCTCGCGCTGTCCGAGATCCGGTGGTTCCGACGAGCCCGCCTGGTCGATCGCCTGTCGCCCTACTCGCCGAGCAGCGCGCGCACCTCGACCCGCAGCTCCGTCTCGGTCGAGTCCGTCGTGGACGTGGTCGGGCCGCTCGCCCGATCGGCGGGCGCAGCAGTCTCGCGCGCCGTCGGCGTCGACGACGACCTCGCGACCCGGCTGCATCGCCTGCACTCCGCCGCCGATCCCACGGCCTTCCGAGTCCGCCAGATCGGGTGGTCCGTCGCCGCTCTGGGCGCGGGTGCCGCCGCCACCGTCACGTTGGGGCCACCGCCGGCCCTCGCCGCCGTCCTGCTGCTCGGCCTCCCCGTGCTGGCCGTTCTGATCCCCGAGCAGCAGCTGGCGACGGCGCTCTCGACCCGGCGACGGCGACTCGTGCTCGAGCTGCCCGTCGTGGCCGAGCAGCTGGGCATGCTGCTCTCGGCCGGCTACTCGCTCGGCAACGCGCTCGGACGACTCGCCGAGCGCGGCCACGGACCGTCCGCCGAGGACCTGCGTCGAGCCTGCGCCCGGATCCGCTACGGGACCGGCGAGATCGAGGCGCTGCGCGAGTGGGCCGCCGCCGCGCGCGTCCCCGCGGTCGATCGGCTCGTCGCCATCCTCGCCCTGAACCGCGAGGCCGGCGACCTCGGCCGCTTCATCTCCGAGGAGGCCCGGGCGATCCGGCGCGACACGCAGCGCGACCTCGTCGAGACCATGGAGCGGCGCGCTCAGCAGGTGTGGATCCCGGTGACCGTCGCCGCCCTCGTCCCCGGGACGCTCTTCCTCGTCGTCCCCTTCCTCGACGCCATGCGCCTGTTCACCACCTCGTGAACCGTCCACCTCACGAAAGGAGCCCACGATGATCGGGCTGCTCACCCACCTCTCGATCCGACTCGCCCGTTCGACCCCCGCTCGACGGGTCGCTGCGGCGCTCGGCGACGACCGGGGCGAAGGCGTCATCTCCGCCGCGATCGCCGTCCTGATCATGGCGTTCCTCGGCGCCGCGATGTGGGTGGGGTTCGACGCCATCTGGGGCGACGCCGAGACCAACATCGGTGACCAGGTCGACCAGATCGGGCGCTGACGGTGCCGCCGGCCGCCGACGAGCGGGGCGCCGGGCTCATCGGGACGATCGCGGCGTTGTCCGTGTTCCTGGTGCTCCTCACGTTCGCCGTGCAGCTGCTGTTCAACCTGTATGCGACCTCAGCGGTGACGGCGGCCGCGTACGACGCGGCGACGATGGTCGCGTCGGGATCGGTGGACGCCGACGATCCCGCCGACCTCGGCACGGCCGTCCGCTCCGCCGAGGAGCACGCCCGGTCCCTGCTCGGCGACTACGGCGACCGGGCCACCTTCGACTGGGACCTCCGCGACGACCGAGTGCGGCTGTCGGTCGAGGTCGACCACGCACGCGTGGCCATCTCGCCGGTGCTCGGCGCGTTCGGGCTGAACCGCGTCGAGCGGTCGGTCGAGGTGCGGGTGGAGAGGCCGCGGTGACGGCACTGCGAGAGCGTCTCGCGGGGCTGCGCCACGACGACCGGGGCCAGGTCGCCGGCATCGAGGTGCTGCCGTTCGGCTTCCTGATCTTCGTCGTCGGCGTGCTGCTCCTGGCCAACGCGTGGGCGGTCGTCGACGCCAAGCTCGCGGTCACGGCGGCCGCCCGCGAGGCGGCACGCACCTACGTCGAAGCACCCGACGAGTCCACGGCTGCGACCTCGTCGCACGCAGCGGCGCTCGATGCGCTGACCGGTCAGCGTGGCGGCGAGACCCTGGACCTGCGCATCAGCGTCGACGGCGGCTTCCGCAGGTGCGCCCTCGTCACCGCGCAGGTGCGGGTGGACGTCCCCGCCGTGGGGTTGCCGTTCATCGGCGGGTTCGGCCGCACGTTCGAAGTCGCCGCGACCCACTCCGAGATCGTCGACCCCTATCGCTCCGGCCTGCCCGGTGAGGCCGACTGTGGCTGAACGCGCCCACCGGGACCGCGGGTCGGTGCTGCTGCTCTTCCCCGCCGCGTTCCTCATCGTGCTCGTGCTCGGCTCGATCGCGATCGACGCCGGCGTCGCCTTCATGCGCCAGCGCGAGCTCGCCACCGCGGCCTCCGCGGCGGTCAACGACGGTGTCGCGCTCGCCACCGCCGACGCCCTCGAGCGCGGCGACGGCGTGCGGATCGACCATGCCCGCCTCGAGGCGGCCGTCGTGGCGTCGCTCGATCGGCGCGGCGTCCTCGCGACGCTCACCGCTCCCCCACAGGTGCGGATCGTCGACAGCGACCTCGTCGAGGTCACCCTTGTCGCCCGCGCCGACTACGTCATTGCGCCCGCGCTGCCCGGCGGCCGCGACGGCATCGACGTGCGGGCCACGGCCACGGCGCGCCTCGTCGTCGACGACGGCTGATGCCGGGTCAGCTCTCCCGCAGGTAGGTGAGGACGGCGAGCACCCGGCGGTGCTCCTCGCCCGTGGGCTGCAGGTCGAGCTTGGTGAAGATGTTGCCGATGTGCTTCTCGACCGCCCCGCCGCTGATGACCAGCTGGTCCGCGATCGCCGGGTTCGAGCGGCCCTCGGCCATCAGCGCCAGCACCTCCCGCTCGCGTGGCGTCAGCCGCGACAGCGGCCCGGCGTTGCGGCGCTGCACGAACAGCTGCGCCACCACCTCGGGGTCGAGCACCGTGCCCCCCGACGCCACCGTCTCGATCGCCGACTCCAGCGTGTCCAGGTCCTCCACCCGGTCCTTCAGCAGGTAGCCGGCACCGCCCAACCCGTCGGCCAGCAGCTCGGCGGCGTAGGACTCCTCCACGTACTGCGACAGGACGAGCACCGGCGTCCCCGGCCGCCGCCGGCGGGCCTCGATCGCCGCCACCAGCCCGTCGTCGCGGTGGTTCGGCGGCATGCGCACGTCGACCAGCGCGAGGTCGGGCTCCAGCTCCACCACGGCGTCGACCAGCGACGGCCCGTCGCCCACGGCGCCGATCACCTCGTGGCCGAGCTCCGGCAGCAGCCGGGCCAGGCCCTCACGCAGCAGGACCGAGTCGTCGGCGATCAGGACGCGCACGGGATCCTCGCCACCAACCGGGTCGGCCCACCGGCCGGGCTCGACACGTCGAGCCGCCCGCCGAGCGCCTCCACCCTGTCGGCCAATCCGCTCAACCCGTGGCCCGGCAGCACCGTCGCCCCGCCCGCACCATCGTCCTCGACCTCCACCACCAGCTCCTCACCGTCGCGTCGCACCGACATGATCACCCTCGTCGCCTGCGCGTGCTTGGCCACGTTGGCCAGCGCCTCCGAGGCGACGAAGTAGGCCGCGGTCTCCACCGGCTCGTCGAGCGGGCTGTCCGATCCCAGGCGCACGTCGACCTCGGTCGGCACCGGGCTGCGGGCCGCCATCGCGGTCAGCGCCGGCTCGAGCCCGCGGTCGGCGAGGATCGGCGGCGCGATCCCCCGCGACAGGGCGCGCAGCTCCTCCAGCGTCTCGGCCGCCTGGCGCCGGGCCTCGGCGATCGCCTCCCGGGCCGACTCCGGCGACGACTCCAATCGGCGCTCGGCCACGGCCAGGTCCATCCCCAGGCGGACGAGGCGCTGCTGCGGCCCGTCGTGCAGGTCGCGCTCGAGGCGGCGCAGCGACGCCACCTCGGCCTGCGCGGCCGCCGAGCGCGCGGTGTCGAGCTGGCGGACACGTTCCTCCAGCTCCCGCACCCGGGAGTTGTCGAGCAACAGTCGGGCGAGGCCCTCGTGCATCGCGGCGCACAACTGGATGACCGGCCGCAGGAGGGCCAGGCCCACGAGGCCCATCAGCAGGTACAGCACCGCCTCGGGGATGTCCCAGTTGAGGAGCTCGGGCAGCGTCGTGTTCTCCTCCGGCGGGCCGAAGTCCACGAACCCCTGCCAGAACCAGAACGTGAACCCGTTGAGGACGACGGCCCACATCGTCGTCGCCACCACGAACGTGGCCACCCCGAGCGGGAACGACACCACCCCGTGCAGCGCGTCGAGCCACGGCTGCGGGGTGCGCACCGCGAGCAACCAGCGCCGCCAGGCCGAGGTGCCCTCCGGCCGCCGGTAGAGACCGGGCTCGATGCGCTGGTGACCCCGGATCGTCACCACCTCCCGCTGCAGCGTGGCGAACACCCGGGCCAGCCCCAGCACGATCACCAGCACGGGCAGGCCGACGACGAGGACGATGAGCCCCGCCGACAGCGCCAGGCCGGTGACCATGGCGACGAACGACGCCAGCGTCAGCGGGAACTGGAGGAACACGTAGACGCTGTCGCGGCCGAGGCCTTCGAACCACCCGACGCACCGCTCGTCCTCGTCGTGGTGGCCGGGAGGCCCGGCGGGCGGCATGCGGACGTGCATCTCGGTCATGGTGGCATCGTCCGGGATCGCGGCCCCGGATGCGATGCGGCGCGCGGGCGTCCGATGGTGGGGCGCGCCCCACCGGGCCTACAGGTTCGCCATCCAGCGCTCGGCCCGGTCGATCCGGCGCTGGAGCTCGTCGACCGCGGCGTCGGCGATGCGCCGGATGCCGGCCTCCGCGTTGAGCCGCTGGTTGACCTCCTGGTGGGTCAGCCCCGTGTACCGCGCCAGCTGGCGGGCCAGGTCGGCGTTGATCGCCCGCAGCTCCCGCTTCACCTCTGCGACGGGCCGGCCGTCGAGCTGGACGAGACCTCGGCTGCGGCCCGGCGGCGGGGGCGGCGGCAGGTCGATCGGCACCGACGTGTCGATCTCGTCGTCGAGCAGCTCGGCGTCGGGGTCGGCGTCGAACACCGAGTACTGGTTGGACGAGTCGGTCACCTCGGCCGAGAGCACCTGGAACAGCGAGAGCTGCTCCTCCTCCCCCGGCAACTCGTCGAGCGCCGTCGGGTCCTCCTCCGGCCGCACCGGGCCCTCGCCCTCCTCCCAGTTGCGGCGCAGGCTGTGGCGGCGCTGCTCGGCGATCGTCGCCGCGTACTGCCGCAGGCGCGGGTCGTCGGGGATGAACACCCACGCTCGCTCCTGCGCTGCCAGCCCGCCGGTGTGGCGGACGAACCGTCCGACGACCTGGCGGAAGAACAGCTCGGTCCCCGTCGTCGTCGCGAACACGCCGAGGCGCAACCGGGGGATGTCGACGCCCTCCGACACCATCCGCACCGCCACGATCCACGGCAGGTTCCCCTCGGCGAACGCCGCGATGCGCGTCGAGGCGGTCGGGTCGTCGGACGTGACGACCATGGCCGTCACCCGGTGGCGCATCCTCAGCAGCTCCGCGATGCCCCGGGCGTGCTCCTGGTCCGTGGCGACGACGAGTCCGGCGGCGTCGGGCTGCTCGCGCCGCAGGTCCATCAGCCGGTCGTTGGCCTGGCGCAGCACGGCCGGCAGCCACTCGCTGTCGAGCGACAGGGCGGTCCGCAGGCGCTGCGACGACCGGGTCTGGTCCAGCGCGTCGTCGAAGCTCGCGGCGTTGAGCGTGCCGTCGGGGGCGCTCCACTCCATGAACCCACCGATGGCCGGGAAGTACACGGGCCGGACCACCCGCCGATCCTCGAGCGCGGCCGCGTAGCCGTAGTCGAAGTCGGCCACCGCCTCGTCGTTCACGTAGTTGACGAACGGGATGGCGTGGGTGTCGGAGCGGAACGGCGTCCCCGACAGCGACAGGCGCTGAGGTGCGCCCTCGAAGGCCCGCCGGATCGCCGTGCCCCACGCCCGCTCGTCGCCGGCGTGGTGGAGCTCGTCGAGCACGACGATGCACCGGCCGCTGTGGCGACGGAGCGCCTCGGGGTTCGCCGCCACCTGCTGGTAGGTCACCGCGATCCCGTGCATGTCCCGCGGCAGCTGCCCGCCGGCGGACGACCACGCCGGCTCGAGCTGGATCCCGAGGCGCGCCGCGGCACGCGCCCACTGCACCTTCAGGTGGCTCGTGGGGGCCACGACGACGACCTGGTGACGAGGCTCCCGGGACAGGTGCTGGAGCACGGCGGCGAGGGCGAAGGTCGTCTTGCCGGCGCCCGGGGTCGCGACGGCCAGGAAGTCGGGGCCGTCGTGCTCGGCCAGGCGATCTAACGCCTCCTTCTGCCAGCGGCGAAGCCGGATCGAGCGGGACATCGGCCGACCCACGATAGTGGCGAGCGGCCACGGCCCATCCGTGTGCGTCATGTCGTTTCATTGCCTCTTGACTCTCCACATGCCAGCCGACACCATGGCGGTCGTGCCCGACGACCGCTCCATCGAGGTGGACGCCACCGGGGACCGTCCGACGGTCACCAAGACCGCCCGCGGACCAGCCGCCCGCCGGCTGCGGGTGGAAGCCGCGGCCCTCACCGCGGCACGCCACCCCGGCGTGGTGGCCGTGGTGGGCGACCTGCCGACGACCTCCGACGACGGCACGGTCGTCCTGCGCACCCGGTTCGTCGGCTCCCGCACGCTGGCCACCCTCGGTCCGGTCGAGCCCTCCCGTGCCGCGGCGCTCATCGCCTCGCTGGCCGCGACGGTCGCCGACCTGCACGACCTCGGCATCGTCCACCGCCGCCTCACCGCCGACCACGTCGTGGTCGCCACCGACGGTCGACCCGTCCTCTGCGGGTTCGCCGAAGCTGCGCAGGTCGCACGGCCGGGCGCAGCCACCGCGGACGACGTCGCCCAGCTCGGGGAGCTCCTCCGCACCCTCGTCGCCGACGCGCCGACCGAGCTCGAGGAGCCGCCGGCGCGACGACTCACCCGTCGCCGATCCGATGCCCACGTGCGCGGGGCGCTGCTCAACCTCGCCGACCAGGCGACCGCCGACGAGTGGATCCGGCGCCCCACGGCCCGCCAGTTCGCCGCCGCCATCTCGACCACCGTCCCCGGGGCCACCCTGCCCCCTCCCCCGCACGCGCTCCCGGGCCCGTCCTCCACCCCCACCACCCCGGCGGGCCCGGTCGCCCGGCGCCGCCGCAGCGAGCACCACCCCGAGGAGGATCCGGTCGCCCCTCCTCGCACCCCGCCCTCGCTGCGGCGGCCCGGGCTCCTCGTGGGCAGCGCCCTCGGCACCGTCCTCCTCGTCGGCCTCGCCGTGCCCCTGTCACTCGGCGGTGCCGACGGCACGCCGCCGCCGCCGACCGCACCTCCGGCCTCCACCACGACGACAGACGCGGCGATCGCCCACCCGGCCGTCTCGCCGACCACCACCACCGCCTCGCCTCCCCCGCTCGACCTCGCCGGCGCCGCGGGGTGCGCCACCGTGCCCGGCACCTCGCTCGCCGCCACCGCCAGCGGGCAGCCGTGCACCGCGGCCGTCGCCTTCGAGGCCGGGCGGCTCACCATCGACGGCACGGCCTTCGACATCGGCGTCGACCCGGCCGCGATCGCGCTCGGCGACCTCACCTGCCGGGGCGAGGTCGAGCTGGCTGTCGTCGACCTCACCACCGGCGACGTCGCCGTCTTCGAGCGCTGGGCCCGCCCGGGCGAACCGGTCCAGGGCGCGACGGTCGCTCGCATCGAC
This portion of the Actinomarinicola tropica genome encodes:
- a CDS encoding serine/threonine-protein kinase, translating into MPADTMAVVPDDRSIEVDATGDRPTVTKTARGPAARRLRVEAAALTAARHPGVVAVVGDLPTTSDDGTVVLRTRFVGSRTLATLGPVEPSRAAALIASLAATVADLHDLGIVHRRLTADHVVVATDGRPVLCGFAEAAQVARPGAATADDVAQLGELLRTLVADAPTELEEPPARRLTRRRSDAHVRGALLNLADQATADEWIRRPTARQFAAAISTTVPGATLPPPPHALPGPSSTPTTPAGPVARRRRSEHHPEEDPVAPPRTPPSLRRPGLLVGSALGTVLLVGLAVPLSLGGADGTPPPPTAPPASTTTTDAAIAHPAVSPTTTTASPPPLDLAGAAGCATVPGTSLAATASGQPCTAAVAFEAGRLTIDGTAFDIGVDPAAIALGDLTCRGEVELAVVDLTTGDVAVFERWARPGEPVQGATVARIDSPRQIVAEPLGDGCHRLAVLDTWGIRHVVDTQEDLP